In Bosea vestrisii, the following are encoded in one genomic region:
- a CDS encoding TRAP transporter large permease subunit gives MIAAPTQPSARLIGGRVLAVLVAGLEWLGAAILALLFLVVMAAVTRRYLLGGGLVWSDELAIWLNVALVAVGAPLAATSALAMRLDVVANLLPPKGRRLASILAEAIAIHGSLVLALGGTSVAAMVGGTSTVLGLPESLRFAVFAIGGGLTLVVVLWRAALNLSWPAALAALLLGAGFYALAQSATGLFVETPSLVAGLAAAAGLLLGAPLPFALLAGVSLSGAFGGLLPEPAIVQNTVAGVSKFLLLAIPFFLLAGELLTAGGLAERLVRFAAALVGHFRAGLAQTALVASVLFSGASGSSVANAAFGAKVVAPALVARGYPPANATAIVAGVSMLDNIIPPSIAFLILAAATNLSVGSLLVGGFVAGAVLTLALAIGIHLSVRGVVDSAPRANGTERARAFVGALPAIGLGIVVVVGIRFGVVTVTEASALAVAYALVACLLLRSLNAGTVLASLRKAAGEAAAVGLLIGASAPFAFLLAVDRVSEQMAGLVTALGGGPLAVMLLSNLVLLVAGLFLDIGAAILLLAPLLLPAAIAAGLDPIQFGVVLVVNLMIHGLTPPLGILVYVASGIMRISPAAVFRAVLPLLASLLVALFILCLAVAAWPSLPVSFKELFRWF, from the coding sequence ATGATCGCTGCGCCGACCCAGCCATCCGCTCGCCTCATCGGCGGACGCGTGCTCGCCGTGCTCGTGGCGGGTCTCGAATGGCTCGGCGCGGCAATCCTCGCTCTGCTTTTCCTCGTGGTGATGGCCGCGGTCACGCGGCGCTATCTGCTCGGCGGCGGGCTGGTCTGGTCGGACGAGCTCGCGATCTGGCTCAATGTCGCGCTGGTGGCGGTCGGCGCACCGCTGGCGGCGACCAGTGCGCTCGCCATGCGGCTCGATGTCGTCGCGAACCTCTTGCCGCCGAAGGGACGACGCCTTGCCTCCATCCTGGCCGAGGCGATCGCCATTCATGGCTCGCTGGTTCTGGCCCTCGGCGGCACCAGCGTCGCTGCAATGGTTGGCGGCACTTCGACCGTGCTTGGCCTGCCCGAGAGCCTGCGCTTCGCCGTCTTCGCCATCGGCGGCGGGCTGACGCTCGTCGTCGTGCTCTGGCGCGCAGCGCTGAACCTGTCCTGGCCCGCGGCGCTCGCGGCACTGCTGCTCGGCGCCGGCTTCTACGCCCTGGCGCAGAGCGCGACGGGGCTCTTCGTCGAAACGCCGAGCCTCGTCGCGGGGCTCGCCGCCGCAGCAGGGCTTCTGCTCGGCGCGCCGCTGCCTTTTGCGCTGCTGGCCGGCGTCTCGCTCTCGGGTGCGTTCGGCGGCCTGTTGCCGGAGCCGGCCATCGTCCAGAACACGGTGGCGGGCGTCTCGAAATTCCTGCTGCTGGCGATCCCGTTCTTCCTGCTCGCCGGCGAATTGCTGACCGCGGGCGGTCTCGCCGAGCGGCTGGTGCGCTTCGCCGCGGCGCTGGTCGGGCATTTTCGGGCCGGGCTGGCGCAGACCGCTTTAGTCGCCAGTGTCTTGTTCTCCGGCGCCTCCGGCTCCTCGGTCGCCAACGCCGCCTTCGGCGCCAAGGTGGTGGCGCCGGCGCTGGTGGCGCGCGGCTATCCACCGGCCAATGCCACCGCGATCGTCGCCGGCGTCTCGATGCTCGACAACATCATCCCGCCCTCGATCGCCTTCCTGATTCTGGCGGCGGCGACCAATCTCTCGGTCGGGTCGCTGCTGGTCGGCGGCTTCGTGGCGGGGGCGGTGCTGACTTTGGCGCTCGCCATCGGCATCCATCTCAGTGTCCGCGGCGTGGTCGATTCTGCGCCGCGCGCCAACGGGACCGAGAGGGCGCGGGCTTTCGTCGGCGCGCTGCCGGCGATCGGCCTCGGCATCGTCGTGGTGGTCGGTATCCGCTTTGGCGTGGTCACCGTAACGGAAGCTTCTGCGCTCGCCGTCGCCTATGCGCTCGTCGCCTGCTTGCTCTTGCGCAGCCTGAACGCCGGCACCGTGCTGGCGTCCTTGCGCAAGGCGGCGGGGGAGGCGGCGGCGGTCGGCCTCCTGATCGGCGCCTCCGCACCCTTCGCCTTCCTGCTCGCCGTCGACCGCGTCTCCGAGCAGATGGCCGGGCTGGTCACCGCGCTGGGCGGCGGGCCGCTGGCGGTGATGCTGCTCTCCAACCTCGTCCTGCTCGTCGCCGGCCTCTTCCTCGATATCGGCGCGGCAATCCTGCTGCTCGCACCCTTGTTGCTGCCGGCCGCCATCGCCGCCGGGCTCGATCCGATCCAGTTCGGCGTCGTCCTCGTCGTCAACCTGATGATCCACGGCCTGACGCCGCCGCTCGGCATCCTCGTCTATGTCGCGAGCGGCATCATGCGGATATCGCCGGCCGCGGTGTTCCGGGCCGTACTGCCCTTGCTGGCGAGCCTGCTCGTCGCGCTCTTCATCCTCTGCCTTGCGGTGGCGGCCTGGCCGTCGCTACCTGTTTCCTTCAAGGAGCTGTTCCGATGGTTTTGA
- a CDS encoding NIPSNAP family protein produces the protein MILDERTYAIKPAHVRDYLDLYVAEGMELQISHLGHLIGWFTTDTGVVNEVVHMWRFEDAGDRERRRAAMEADPRWQVFRAKAAPYVLEMRSRILRPTHFSPLR, from the coding sequence ATGATCCTCGACGAGCGTACCTACGCCATCAAACCTGCGCATGTGCGCGACTATCTCGACCTCTATGTCGCTGAGGGGATGGAGCTGCAGATCTCCCATCTCGGTCATCTGATCGGCTGGTTCACCACCGATACCGGCGTGGTCAACGAAGTCGTGCACATGTGGCGCTTCGAGGATGCCGGCGATCGCGAGCGCCGGCGCGCTGCGATGGAAGCCGACCCGCGCTGGCAGGTCTTCCGCGCCAAGGCTGCCCCTTACGTCCTCGAGATGCGCAGCCGGATCCTCAGGCCGACGCATTTCTCGCCGCTGCGCTGA
- a CDS encoding AAA family ATPase gives MLIVFSGLPGSGKTTLARKLAAGRSATYLRIDSIEHALRKALTGNDIGAAGYDAALAIAGGNLSLGITVVADCVNPVAESRAAWRDVASASAVPHLDIEVVCSDKAEHRRRVEQRQSDITGFTLPDWAAVEAHVYQPWTGDRLVVDTAVLSIEDALRLIETRLTSLARSAD, from the coding sequence GTGCTGATCGTTTTCAGTGGACTCCCCGGTAGCGGCAAGACGACCCTTGCTCGCAAACTCGCGGCAGGACGGTCAGCGACCTATCTGCGCATCGACAGCATCGAGCATGCGTTGCGCAAGGCTTTGACGGGCAACGACATCGGTGCGGCGGGCTATGACGCAGCTCTTGCGATCGCAGGCGGAAACCTGTCGCTTGGCATCACTGTCGTGGCCGATTGCGTAAACCCGGTCGCCGAGAGCAGGGCGGCCTGGCGCGATGTGGCCAGCGCCTCGGCTGTGCCGCATCTCGACATCGAGGTCGTCTGCTCCGACAAGGCCGAGCATCGCCGCAGGGTCGAGCAGCGACAGTCCGATATTACGGGATTTACCCTTCCGGACTGGGCCGCGGTCGAGGCACATGTCTATCAGCCCTGGACGGGTGACCGACTGGTCGTCGACACAGCTGTTCTTTCGATCGAGGACGCATTGCGCCTGATCGAAACTCGCCTGACATCGCTGGCGCGCAGCGCGGATTGA
- a CDS encoding SDR family oxidoreductase produces MSERPVLLVTGGSRGIGAAICRFAAERGYDVAVNYQGNAQAAADVVAACGRVGAKAVAIQGDMANLADIARVFAEAKAALGPLTAVVNNAAITGKSSPLAKSDPQVIRACIDLNVTGAILVAREAAQALLANEGAKNRAIVNISSIAAGLGSPNEYVWYAASKAAVDSMTIGLAIELAPAGIRVNAVAPGMTQTDIHALSTGDAGRVDRIAPTIPLKRVAEPEEIAEAVLFALSEAASYMVGSIIRVGGGR; encoded by the coding sequence ATGTCCGAACGTCCCGTCCTTCTCGTCACCGGCGGCAGCCGTGGCATCGGTGCTGCGATCTGCCGTTTCGCCGCCGAGCGTGGCTATGACGTCGCCGTCAACTACCAGGGCAATGCGCAGGCGGCGGCCGATGTCGTCGCGGCCTGTGGCCGGGTAGGGGCCAAGGCGGTCGCGATCCAGGGCGACATGGCGAACCTTGCCGATATCGCGCGCGTCTTCGCCGAGGCGAAGGCGGCGCTGGGGCCGCTGACCGCGGTCGTCAACAACGCCGCCATCACCGGCAAGAGCAGCCCGCTCGCCAAGTCCGATCCGCAGGTCATCCGCGCCTGCATCGATCTCAACGTCACCGGCGCGATCCTGGTGGCGCGCGAGGCGGCCCAGGCCCTGCTCGCCAATGAGGGCGCGAAGAACCGCGCGATCGTCAACATCTCCTCGATCGCGGCCGGTCTCGGCTCGCCCAATGAATATGTCTGGTATGCGGCCTCGAAGGCAGCGGTCGATTCCATGACCATAGGCCTGGCGATCGAGCTCGCCCCGGCCGGCATCCGCGTCAATGCGGTGGCGCCGGGCATGACGCAGACCGACATCCATGCGCTCTCGACCGGCGATGCCGGCCGTGTCGACCGCATCGCGCCGACGATCCCACTGAAGCGCGTCGCCGAGCCGGAGGAGATCGCCGAAGCGGTGCTGTTCGCCCTGTCCGAGGCGGCGTCCTACATGGTCGGCTCGATCATCCGGGTCGGCGGCGGCCGCTGA
- a CDS encoding GNAT family N-acetyltransferase, with protein MIHASQLETVRLVVRPFVQADAPLLVALFADPDVHRFVDDGQPLTPDVAALWVERSAANLERFGYGTGAVVERASGELIGWAGFARPGDGTEEVIYGLRRASWGRGLGKELLAGLVAFAEERGIAPIRATVDPANRASIHLLRLAGFVLAEPGHDCGAGNDLYLRGA; from the coding sequence ATGATCCATGCTTCGCAGCTCGAGACGGTGCGGCTCGTCGTCAGGCCTTTCGTGCAGGCCGACGCCCCGCTGCTCGTCGCCCTTTTCGCCGACCCTGACGTCCACCGCTTCGTCGATGACGGCCAGCCTCTGACGCCGGATGTCGCGGCGCTCTGGGTCGAACGCTCGGCGGCCAATCTCGAACGCTTCGGCTATGGCACCGGCGCCGTGGTCGAGCGCGCCAGCGGCGAGCTGATCGGTTGGGCCGGGTTTGCGCGGCCGGGCGACGGCACCGAGGAGGTGATCTATGGCCTCCGGCGCGCGAGCTGGGGCAGGGGCCTGGGCAAGGAACTGCTTGCCGGCCTCGTCGCCTTTGCCGAAGAGCGCGGCATCGCGCCGATCAGGGCGACGGTCGACCCAGCCAACCGCGCCTCGATTCATCTGTTGCGGCTGGCGGGATTCGTGCTCGCCGAGCCGGGCCATGACTGTGGTGCCGGGAACGATCTCTACCTGCGCGGAGCCTGA
- a CDS encoding OmpP1/FadL family transporter: MKSLLKFSAAATVSLAALLAAGAASASSFAIRSGQSAEGLGMAYAGAASGGIGMGSMAWNPATITMFPGRNSNWNFTYINANASYDPTSVTRLGAPNGPASPLQNGTGNIGGNGAFVPASASAWQLTDRFWIGLSTGAPYGLRSKPDNQAHAAQVYGRSAKVATINVSPTIGYQVNDWLSVGAAVQIQWLNAALKTASGVAPTAAPVIIEGDTIDFGYRFGINLTPFKGTNIGIAYRSAVRQTLEGTFRTPLGVVPVKANLNLPDSVVFGLSQEINEQWQVHAGVEWTNWSRFRNIPVVSQLNGVPVTSLNFQYDDAWFFSVGAEYKYNRDLTLRAGVGYELSAVNDRNRTVFISDNDRLWLSAGGSYQLTDKLKLDLGYTYIHVKKASVSYTGAHPQQQAVFYTAEAKPYIHIVSAGLTYRWDDPTETIPVRPVVRKN, from the coding sequence ATGAAGAGCCTCCTGAAATTCTCTGCCGCCGCCACTGTCTCGCTTGCGGCGCTGCTGGCTGCCGGCGCGGCTTCTGCGAGCTCCTTCGCGATCCGCTCGGGCCAGAGTGCCGAGGGTCTCGGCATGGCTTATGCCGGCGCGGCTTCGGGCGGCATCGGCATGGGCTCGATGGCCTGGAACCCGGCGACGATCACCATGTTCCCCGGTCGTAACAGCAATTGGAACTTCACCTATATCAATGCCAATGCGAGCTATGATCCGACCTCGGTGACCCGGCTCGGTGCGCCCAACGGACCGGCGAGCCCTTTGCAGAACGGCACCGGCAACATCGGCGGCAACGGCGCTTTCGTCCCCGCTTCCGCCTCGGCCTGGCAGCTCACCGACCGCTTCTGGATCGGCCTGTCCACCGGCGCGCCCTACGGGCTGCGCTCGAAGCCGGACAATCAGGCGCATGCCGCGCAGGTCTATGGCCGCTCCGCCAAGGTCGCGACGATCAACGTCTCGCCGACCATCGGTTATCAGGTCAACGACTGGCTCTCGGTTGGCGCTGCCGTGCAGATCCAGTGGCTGAACGCCGCCTTGAAGACCGCATCCGGCGTCGCCCCGACCGCCGCGCCTGTCATCATCGAGGGTGACACGATCGATTTCGGCTATCGCTTCGGTATCAACCTGACGCCGTTCAAGGGCACCAATATCGGCATCGCCTATCGCTCTGCGGTGCGTCAGACGCTGGAGGGTACCTTCCGCACGCCGCTCGGCGTCGTTCCGGTCAAGGCGAACCTGAACCTGCCCGACTCTGTCGTGTTCGGCCTCTCGCAGGAGATCAACGAGCAATGGCAGGTCCATGCCGGCGTCGAGTGGACCAACTGGAGCCGCTTCCGCAATATCCCGGTCGTCAGCCAGCTCAATGGCGTGCCGGTCACCAGCCTGAATTTCCAGTATGACGACGCCTGGTTCTTCTCGGTCGGCGCCGAGTACAAGTATAATCGCGACCTGACCCTGCGCGCCGGTGTCGGTTACGAGCTGTCTGCAGTCAACGATCGCAACCGCACGGTCTTCATCTCGGACAATGACCGGCTCTGGCTCTCGGCCGGTGGCAGCTATCAGCTCACCGACAAGCTGAAGCTCGACCTCGGCTACACCTATATCCACGTGAAGAAGGCTTCCGTGAGCTACACCGGCGCCCATCCGCAGCAGCAGGCGGTGTTCTACACCGCCGAGGCCAAGCCCTATATCCACATCGTCTCGGCCGGCCTGACCTATCGTTGGGACGACCCGACGGAGACGATCCCGGTCCGCCCGGTCGTCCGCAAGAACTGA
- a CDS encoding PHA/PHB synthase family protein, which produces MVKVLGRVAERWISDPQKIIEAQGALTSDFLNLWSSTLKRLGGEQVEPVIAPEKRDARFADPEWNTHPVFDFVKQAYLLTTRWAEGMVEQAEDLDPHTRNKARFYVKQIAGALSPSNFVATNPELLRETMAQNGENLVRGMKMLAEDVEAGGGELKIRQSDAGAFQVGVNIATTPGKVIYRNDIIELIQYAPSTETVLKQPLLIVPPWINKFYILDLNAEKSFIRWCVSQGLTVFCISWVNPDHRHALKDFESYMREGIFAALEAVEQVTGEKQVSTIGYCVGGTLLGVTLAYMAAVKDKRIASATFFTTQVDFTHAGELAVFVDEEQVRAVEEQMAERGYLDGARMSGAFNMLRPNDLIWSYAVNNYLKGKAPTAFDLLYWNSDSTRMPAANHSFYLRNCYLENKLSKGEMRLGGKLLDLKKVKIPIYNLAAREDHIAPAKSVFLGSQSFGGPVDYVMAGSGHIAGVVNPPNKVKYQFWTGPKPEGDFDDWMQKTQEHPGSWWPHWLAWLEKQAPQRVKPRIPGDGALPALEDAPGSYVKIRA; this is translated from the coding sequence ATGGTCAAGGTGCTCGGCCGCGTCGCCGAACGCTGGATCAGCGATCCCCAGAAGATCATCGAGGCTCAAGGCGCGCTCACCAGCGACTTCCTCAACCTGTGGAGTTCGACGCTGAAGCGCCTAGGCGGCGAGCAGGTCGAGCCGGTGATCGCGCCTGAGAAGCGGGACGCCCGCTTCGCCGATCCCGAATGGAATACCCACCCGGTCTTCGACTTCGTCAAGCAAGCCTATCTTCTGACCACGCGCTGGGCCGAAGGCATGGTCGAGCAGGCCGAGGACCTGGACCCGCATACGCGCAACAAGGCCCGATTCTACGTCAAGCAGATCGCTGGGGCCCTTTCCCCCTCCAATTTCGTCGCGACCAATCCCGAGTTGCTGCGCGAAACCATGGCGCAGAACGGCGAGAACCTGGTGCGCGGCATGAAAATGCTGGCCGAGGATGTCGAGGCCGGTGGCGGCGAACTCAAGATTCGGCAATCCGATGCCGGCGCTTTCCAGGTCGGCGTCAACATCGCGACCACGCCGGGCAAGGTCATCTACCGCAACGACATTATCGAGCTGATCCAGTACGCGCCATCGACCGAGACGGTCCTGAAGCAGCCGCTGCTGATCGTGCCGCCCTGGATCAACAAGTTCTACATCCTCGACCTCAACGCCGAGAAGAGCTTCATCCGCTGGTGTGTCAGCCAGGGGCTGACCGTGTTCTGCATCTCCTGGGTCAACCCGGATCACCGCCACGCGCTCAAGGATTTCGAGAGTTATATGCGCGAGGGCATCTTCGCCGCGCTCGAGGCGGTCGAGCAGGTGACTGGCGAGAAGCAGGTTTCGACGATCGGCTATTGCGTTGGCGGAACGCTGCTGGGCGTCACCCTCGCCTATATGGCCGCGGTGAAGGACAAGCGCATTGCCAGCGCGACCTTCTTCACCACGCAGGTCGACTTCACCCATGCCGGCGAGCTCGCGGTCTTCGTAGACGAGGAGCAGGTCCGCGCCGTGGAGGAGCAGATGGCCGAGCGCGGCTATCTCGACGGCGCGCGCATGTCGGGCGCCTTCAACATGCTGCGTCCGAACGACCTGATCTGGTCCTATGCCGTCAACAACTACTTGAAGGGCAAGGCTCCAACGGCCTTCGACCTGCTCTACTGGAACTCGGATTCGACCCGGATGCCCGCCGCCAACCACTCCTTCTACCTGCGCAACTGCTATCTCGAGAACAAGCTGAGCAAGGGCGAGATGCGCCTCGGCGGCAAGCTGCTCGACCTCAAGAAGGTGAAGATCCCGATCTACAATCTCGCGGCCCGCGAAGACCATATCGCGCCGGCGAAATCGGTCTTCCTCGGCTCGCAGAGCTTCGGCGGCCCGGTCGACTACGTCATGGCCGGCTCGGGCCATATCGCCGGCGTGGTCAACCCGCCGAACAAGGTCAAGTATCAGTTCTGGACCGGCCCGAAGCCCGAAGGTGACTTCGATGACTGGATGCAAAAGACGCAGGAGCATCCGGGCTCCTGGTGGCCGCATTGGCTCGCCTGGCTGGAGAAGCAGGCGCCCCAGCGCGTCAAGCCGCGCATCCCCGGCGACGGGGCCCTGCCCGCGCTGGAGGACGCGCCGGGAAGCTATGTGAAGATCAGGGCGTAG
- the argC gene encoding N-acetyl-gamma-glutamyl-phosphate reductase, translating into MSQNLKSIFIDGEAGTTGLGIRERLADVSEVVVKSIDPDKRKDPAARKAMMAGVDLVVLCLPDDAAKESVALADELGTGAPKIVDASTAHRVAPDWVYGFAELEPGFARRVANANRVSNPGCYPTGGIALLRPLVDAGLLPADHPVTVNAVSGYSGGGKSMIEAYEAGTAPDFELYGLGLKHKHLPELQVYSRLERRPIFVPSVGNFRQGMLVCVPLHLDTLPGKPKPADLEAALAERYAGSTYVSVLSADAGGKLEPEALNDTNKLELRVFGNADLGQAVLVARLDNLGKGASGAAVQNIRLMLGLPES; encoded by the coding sequence ATGAGCCAGAACCTGAAATCCATCTTCATCGACGGCGAAGCCGGCACGACAGGGCTTGGCATCCGCGAGCGCCTGGCCGATGTGTCGGAGGTCGTGGTCAAGAGCATCGACCCGGACAAGCGCAAGGATCCGGCCGCCCGCAAGGCGATGATGGCGGGCGTCGACCTCGTCGTGCTCTGCCTGCCCGACGATGCGGCCAAGGAATCGGTTGCGCTCGCCGATGAGCTCGGTACGGGCGCGCCGAAGATCGTCGACGCCTCGACCGCCCATCGCGTCGCGCCGGACTGGGTCTATGGCTTCGCCGAGCTCGAGCCGGGCTTCGCCAGGAGGGTCGCCAACGCCAACCGCGTCTCCAACCCGGGCTGCTATCCGACCGGCGGCATCGCGCTGCTGCGCCCGCTCGTCGATGCCGGGCTGCTGCCGGCCGACCATCCGGTCACCGTCAACGCGGTCTCGGGGTATTCCGGCGGTGGCAAGAGCATGATCGAGGCCTATGAGGCCGGTACCGCGCCTGATTTCGAGCTCTACGGCCTTGGCCTCAAGCACAAGCATCTGCCCGAGCTGCAAGTCTATTCGCGGCTGGAGCGGCGGCCGATCTTCGTGCCGTCGGTCGGCAATTTCCGGCAAGGCATGCTGGTCTGCGTGCCGCTGCATCTCGATACACTGCCCGGCAAGCCCAAGCCCGCCGATCTCGAGGCGGCGCTGGCGGAGCGCTATGCCGGCTCGACCTATGTCAGCGTTCTGTCGGCGGATGCGGGCGGCAAGCTCGAGCCGGAGGCGCTCAACGACACGAACAAGCTCGAATTGCGCGTCTTCGGCAATGCCGATCTTGGCCAGGCCGTGCTCGTCGCCCGGCTCGACAATCTCGGCAAGGGTGCATCCGGCGCGGCCGTCCAGAACATCCGCCTGATGCTCGGCCTCCCCGAAAGTTGA
- a CDS encoding TRAP transporter substrate-binding protein — protein sequence MVLTRRAFAVATIAAPAVLTSRAVAAGRPVTIASLLGEDKPETKIWRRVTEKLAQSAPGRFDLRVVPNAALGGEKEVAEGLRLGSVQATLFTISALSSWVPDGQLLDLPFLFRDRAHLKRVLAGPLGEELKRKYEAQGFVVLGFVNYGARHLLAKEPLTTPASVKGKRIRVIQSPLHTELWSGLGAYPTPIPIPETYNALKTGVVDCMDLTKSAYVGFKLHEVVPYLIETGHIWAAGVVAVSASFWKGLSAEDKAAFAAAAAEGAGYFDELIIADEDASMAKAKAEGGKVVQPEDRPGWEAGARKVWASFAPKLGGLEKIEAIASSA from the coding sequence ATGGTTTTGACCCGCCGCGCCTTCGCCGTTGCCACGATCGCCGCGCCAGCCGTTCTCACGAGCCGCGCGGTCGCCGCCGGCCGGCCGGTCACGATCGCCTCGCTGCTCGGCGAGGACAAGCCCGAGACGAAGATCTGGCGCCGCGTCACGGAGAAGCTGGCGCAGAGCGCGCCCGGCCGTTTCGACCTGCGCGTCGTGCCCAATGCCGCGCTCGGCGGCGAGAAGGAGGTCGCCGAGGGCCTGCGGCTCGGTTCGGTCCAGGCCACGCTGTTCACCATCTCGGCGCTCTCCTCATGGGTGCCGGACGGACAGCTTCTCGATCTGCCCTTCCTGTTCCGCGATCGCGCGCATCTGAAGCGCGTGCTCGCCGGGCCGCTCGGCGAGGAGCTCAAGCGCAAATATGAGGCGCAGGGCTTCGTCGTGCTCGGCTTCGTCAATTACGGCGCCCGCCATCTCCTCGCCAAGGAGCCCCTGACCACGCCTGCCAGCGTCAAGGGCAAGCGCATCCGCGTCATCCAGAGCCCGCTGCATACCGAGCTCTGGTCAGGCCTGGGCGCCTACCCGACGCCGATCCCAATCCCCGAGACCTATAACGCGCTGAAGACCGGCGTGGTCGACTGCATGGACCTGACCAAGTCGGCCTATGTCGGCTTCAAGCTGCATGAGGTCGTGCCCTATCTGATCGAGACCGGCCATATCTGGGCTGCCGGCGTGGTAGCGGTCTCTGCCAGCTTCTGGAAGGGCCTCTCGGCCGAGGACAAGGCGGCGTTCGCGGCTGCGGCTGCCGAGGGAGCAGGGTATTTCGACGAGCTCATCATCGCCGACGAGGACGCCTCGATGGCCAAGGCGAAGGCCGAGGGCGGCAAGGTCGTGCAGCCGGAGGACCGGCCCGGCTGGGAGGCCGGTGCGCGCAAGGTCTGGGCCTCCTTCGCGCCGAAGCTCGGCGGACTCGAGAAGATCGAGGCGATCGCTAGCAGCGCCTGA
- a CDS encoding fumarylacetoacetate hydrolase family protein has translation MKLVRYGALGQEKPGLVDAAGKLRDLSAHVSDIAGAGLKSASLAKLKALSPESLPLVEGAPRIGACVGDVRNFIAVGLNFADHAAETGAAIPAEPILFNKAPNCIVGPNDDVIIPKNSKKTDWEVELAIVIGDGGSYIDEANAMAAIAGFCVCNDVSEREFQTERGGQWAKGKGCPTFGPLGPWLVTPDEISDVQNLAMWLEVDGERVQNGSTKTMIFGAAYLVHYISQFMQLDPGDVITTGTPPGVGLGFKPPRFLKGGETVALGIEGLGTQKQLFKPYAG, from the coding sequence GTGAAACTGGTTCGTTACGGCGCACTCGGCCAGGAGAAGCCCGGCCTTGTCGACGCCGCCGGCAAGCTCCGCGACCTGTCGGCCCATGTGTCCGACATCGCTGGCGCGGGATTGAAGTCGGCCTCGCTCGCCAAGCTCAAGGCGCTGTCCCCCGAATCACTGCCGCTGGTCGAGGGCGCGCCGCGCATCGGCGCCTGCGTCGGCGATGTCCGCAATTTCATCGCCGTCGGCCTCAACTTTGCAGATCACGCTGCCGAGACTGGCGCGGCGATCCCGGCCGAGCCGATCCTGTTCAACAAGGCGCCGAACTGCATCGTCGGCCCCAATGACGACGTCATCATCCCGAAGAACTCGAAGAAGACCGACTGGGAAGTCGAGCTCGCCATCGTGATCGGGGACGGCGGCTCCTATATCGACGAAGCGAACGCGATGGCGGCGATCGCCGGCTTCTGCGTTTGCAACGACGTCTCGGAGCGCGAGTTCCAGACAGAGCGCGGCGGCCAATGGGCCAAGGGCAAAGGCTGCCCGACCTTCGGCCCGCTAGGCCCCTGGCTGGTGACGCCGGACGAGATCTCGGACGTGCAGAACCTGGCGATGTGGCTCGAGGTCGACGGCGAGCGTGTCCAGAACGGCTCGACCAAGACGATGATCTTCGGTGCCGCCTATCTCGTGCACTATATCAGCCAGTTCATGCAGCTCGATCCGGGCGACGTCATCACCACTGGAACGCCGCCCGGCGTCGGGCTCGGCTTCAAGCCGCCGCGCTTCCTCAAGGGCGGTGAGACGGTAGCCCTCGGCATCGAGGGGCTGGGCACGCAGAAGCAGCTGTTCAAGCCCTACGCGGGCTGA
- the speB gene encoding agmatinase — protein sequence MTEPAQIPPIDYAFTGDRKGPAHDPTYAGALSFMRRRYSKDVAGCDAVVWGVPFDLAVSNRPGTRFGPQALRRVSTIFDGDAQYPSRIDPFETLAVVDYGDCLLPRSDLQGCARAIESEAAAIIASGAQLVTLGGDHFITLPLLRAHVARHGKLAIVQFDAHQDTWDDGVGAISHGTFVLEAVREGLIDTERSIQIGIRTVAPRDCGITVIDAYQAHALGVDGIAARIKQRVGQGPAYLTFDIDALDPAFAPGTGTPVAGGFSSAESLRMVWAIRDLDFRGMDIVEVSPPYDHADATAIAGAAVAQHYLQALALKKAG from the coding sequence ATGACCGAACCTGCCCAGATCCCGCCGATCGACTACGCCTTCACCGGCGACCGCAAGGGCCCGGCGCATGACCCGACCTATGCCGGCGCGCTCTCCTTCATGCGCCGCCGCTACAGCAAGGACGTCGCCGGCTGCGATGCCGTGGTCTGGGGCGTGCCCTTCGACCTCGCCGTCTCGAACCGGCCCGGCACCCGTTTCGGGCCGCAGGCGTTGCGCCGCGTCAGCACGATCTTCGACGGCGACGCACAATATCCCTCGCGGATCGACCCGTTCGAGACGCTTGCCGTGGTCGACTATGGCGACTGCCTGCTGCCGCGCAGCGACCTGCAGGGTTGCGCCCGGGCGATCGAGAGCGAAGCTGCCGCGATCATCGCGAGCGGCGCCCAGCTCGTCACGCTCGGCGGCGACCATTTCATCACCCTGCCGCTGCTGCGCGCCCATGTCGCCCGCCACGGCAAGCTCGCCATCGTCCAGTTCGATGCGCATCAGGACACCTGGGATGACGGCGTCGGCGCGATCAGCCACGGCACCTTCGTGCTCGAGGCCGTGCGCGAGGGGCTGATCGATACCGAGCGCTCGATCCAGATCGGCATCCGCACCGTCGCGCCGCGCGATTGCGGCATCACCGTGATCGACGCCTATCAGGCGCATGCACTCGGCGTCGACGGCATCGCGGCCCGGATCAAGCAGCGGGTCGGGCAGGGGCCGGCCTATCTCACCTTCGACATCGACGCGCTCGATCCGGCCTTCGCGCCCGGCACCGGCACACCGGTCGCCGGCGGCTTCTCTTCGGCAGAATCGTTGCGGATGGTCTGGGCGATCCGCGATCTCGATTTCCGCGGCATGGACATCGTCGAGGTCTCCCCACCCTATGATCATGCCGACGCGACCGCGATCGCCGGCGCCGCGGTGGCGCAGCACTACCTCCAGGCGCTGGCGCTTAAGAAGGCGGGTTGA